CAGCTAAATTAACTACAGACTGTGTACTTGTAACTTCTGTCATAGCTTATGTTCTACTACTCCCCACAATAACTGCACAATGGCAATAGGAGACATAGTAACTCAAGTTTTACGCCGTGTCTGTGTAAAAGTGTTGCAATACCATCAGCAACAGGCGCTTAAGTTTTTTAACGTTGCTAAATCCAAGTATGAATGATGCGATCGCTTCACACAGACGAATCTCCCACAACTGTATATTTCCAAATTCCGCAGATTTAATTAGTAAAACCATATAGTTTACTACGTCATAAATTAGTATAATCACAGACAATGATTCTTAGTTTTATACAGGATTTAGAATGAATTTTGCCCTTTAACTTCTGACTCTTCAATTCTGTTTGATAAGTAGCAAATGTGTCATTTGTCTCCAGCCAATAATTTTATAGTTAAAGCTCAAAGTTTGGAGAACATAAATGCTGCCAAAAAATCAAGGTGTAGTTGTGATTACAGGAGCATCAACAGGAATTGGTGAAGCCTGCGCTTTGCTTTTAGACAAACTAGGATTTTGTGTCTTTGCTGGAGTACGTAAAGAGGTTGATGCTCAAAAACTTCAACAGAAAGCCTCTCAAAGACTCATGCCTATTTTTTTGGATGTGACCGATGCTGATTCAATTGCATTTGCAGTTGAGACAGTAAAAAATACCGTTGGTGATGAAATTTTCGGTTTAGTAAATAATGCTGGTATTGCGATTCCTGGCCCACTAGAATTATTACCTATTGCTGAATTTCAACAACAAATACAAGTTAATCTGGTTGGACAATTAGCAGTCACACAAGCATTTCTTGGTTTATTGCGGCAAGGTCGAGGACGAATTGTCAATATGGGTTCTGTTAGTGGTAGAAGTGCTGCTCCATTTCTTGGTGCTTACAATGCTTCCAAATTTGCCCTTGAAGCGCTCACCGATGTAATGCGTATGGAATTACGACCTTGGGGGATTTCAGTTTCAATTATTGAACCAGGTGCGATTTCTACCCCTATTTGGGAAAAATCTTTTACTCAAGCCGATATAGCAAAGCAAAATTTGTCACCATCTGCCGAACATCTCTACGGTTCCGCTATGACTGCTGTACGTAAACAAACGGGAATCATAGCATCTAAAGGCATTTCACCGGATATTGTAGCTAAGGCTGTTATTCATGCACTCACGGCAAAAAAACCAAAGACACGCTATCTCATCGGTCAAGACGCAAAATTGGCAGTGATACTCAAGTATCTTTTGCCTGATAGATTGTATGATCGGGTGATTTTATATTCAATGGGTTTATAGATATTGAGCAATCTTTACTAGCAAATAAACCAAAATATTAACTAAGATAAAATTTCTGCATTTCACTTTAATGATTATTTTTCTAAGCTTTTAATGGCAAATAAATGGTGAAAGTTGCCCCTTGATTATCAACGCTACTAGCTATAATACTTCCTTGATGAGCTTCGATAATTCTTTTAGTGATTGTTACCCACAGCTACTGGTCTGGACTTTTTCATTGTTATGAAATTGAAGATTTTCCTAGAACTAATAATGACTTAGAACACGCTTTTGGTATGCTACGTCATCATCAACGTCTTTGTACTGGTCGTAAGGTTGCCCCCTCATCCCTTGTTATTCGTGGCTCTGTCAAACTTGCCTGTGCCATTGCTACTAAACTTCATTCTTTTACCGCATCTGATTTAGCACAAGTTGATATTGTTACTTGGCTCGAATTACGCTCTCAATTGCAAAAACACCACAAAGCAAGAATTGAACAATATCGATTTCGCCGAGACCCAAAGGCTTACTTAGCTAATCTAGAGAGTCGTCTTCTCTAGTGAGTTTTACCACACTAGAGATAAACTACTATGGTGTATAGGTTATAGATGTTTGCATTGGTGCGAAGTTTATCTGAAAGCTGCAATATTTTACAGATTTACCCTTACAACACTTTTACAGTTATCTCTCGAATTTCATCCTAATTTCATCTTGACGTGGAAAACTTGGAATAGAAAGCTTTTTCACTCTCACAAGCTAAATAATGACAGTATTGCATTTGTTAGCTATGGTTCCCAGACATAAGAGTGTGTGAAGCACGAAGCGCAACCCCAAACCCCAAGTATCGCCCAAATTAAGCTGAAACTTAAGGACTATTGAAGCGTGATGCAAAATTCCCATTCCCAAGCTGCAAAAACCATCCGTTGTATTTCTGGAACAATCCTCAATCTTTTATTACTGGCTTACAGTGTACCTGTTTTAGCCGGTGGCGGTCACAGCCACGGTAGCGGCTCAGAATTTGGTAGCGGTTCATCAACGACTTCGCAACAAGTCTCAGTAGATGCTAAAACTGCTCAACGGTTAGGAGTTAAAGTTGAACCAGCTAAACGTCAGCGTCTAGCAGTCGCCATTAAAACCACCGGACAAATAGAGACTCTACCTAACCAAAAAGTAGAAGTAACTACTCCCATTTCTGGGGCGAAAGTGGTTGAGTTGTTAGTAGAACCCGGTGCAAGTGTTAAAAAAGGTCAACCTGTTGCAGTTCTATCCAGTCTTGATTTAGTGACACTGCGGGTTGAATCTCAGGAAAAACTCGCTCAAGGTCAGGCAGATTTGCAGCAAGCGCAAGCTGACTTGAAACTGGCTCAACAAAACTACCAACGATATCAGCAGATAGCCGCAGCTGAAATAGCCGAAGCCCAAAGTCAAATATCTTTTGCTCAAGAAAGGTATAGCAAGGATAAAGAGTTAGCAGATGCCGGTGCTTTACCACGGCGTAATGCTTTGGAATCCCAAACCAAATTAGCAGAAGCCAAAGCCTTACTTTCTAGAGCTAATAACCGTCGGGATGTCATCGAGGCTGAAAATCAACTCAAACGCGCTCAAGCAGCAGTAAGTGTAGCAAAGTCAAGAATCAATCTCAGTAGTGATATTTACCAAACTCGGTTATCCCAACTGGGAACCCGTGCCAACGGTAAAGGATTGGTGACAGTAACAGCTCCGATTTCTGGTAAAGTTGCTGACAGGGAAGTGACGCTCGGACAATCATTCGAGGATACAGGTGGCAAGCTGATGACGATTGTTAATGACAGTCGGATTTTTGCTACAGCTAACATTTATGAAAAAGATTTAAATAGAATTCGCCAGGGTCAGCGGGTAAGTTTGAAAGTAGCTTCTGTACCTGAGCGCACTTTCACGGGACGAATTGCGGTGATTGGGTCAGCAGTATCAGGGGAGACACGGGTAGTATCTGTGCAAGCCGAAATCGACAACCCAGGAGGAGTATTAAAACCAGGGATGTTTGCTGAACTGGAAGTCTTGACTGACCAAACATCTTCTCCGATAGTGGCAATTCCCGCTTCCGCAGTGGTTGAGGCGAATGGGAAAAAACTGGTGTATGTGCAGAATGGTAATGTTTACCAAGGCATTGATGTCACCTTGGGACAAACTTCTGGGGATATGGTTGAGGTTAAAACTGGCTTATTTGAGGAAGATATAATTGTTACCCAGCTTGCACCACAGCTTTATGCTCAGTCTTTACTGGGTGGTAATCAAGCTAAGGATGATGGTCATGACGAAGCAGCACATACACAAAAGGCGACGTTGGCAAGTACAAATGGACTGAACTTACCCTGGTGGTTAATTTTAGCTGCTGGGGGTGTGATCGCCACGGGCACTTTTTGGACGGGTACTGTCTGGGCAAATCGTCGTACTCAGCCTCGCATGGCAACGGTGGGTAGTTCTGACTCGGATACTCCAATGTATCAATATGAAGTGGAAACCTATCTCGACCACAATTCTAAAAACTCATCCCTTGTTGATTCTCATCATCCTGTGAATAAACAAGAAGACAATCATTAGAAATCCCAAGCATTTGATTCATTTTTCAACGCAAAGGGGCGCGGAGCTTAACGCAAGGTGTCGCTGAGGTTTCATGCGTGCTATTTGTGTTGTTTAGAAAAAATAAATAGGGTTTTCTTGATGAGTGCCTTTTAATTTTTACATTTAGTCAAACTGTCATTAATAGAATCTAATAATGCTAACTGCCATCATTAAGTGGGCTATAGCCCGTCGTTGGTTAGTCATCCTTGGTACAATTATTGCCATGATTTGGATATTTCGTACCATTATCCAAATGCCCTTGGATGTCTTTCCCAGTTTTGCACCACCCCAAGTTGAAATTCAAACAGAAGCACCAGGGCTAGCACCAGAAGAAGTTGAATCTTTAGTATCTTTACCAATTGAAAGTGCAATCAATGGTACGCCGGGAGTCTCGGTAGTCCGTTCTTCCAGTGCATCGGGAGTCTCTGTTGTCAAAGTTGTTTTTAACTGGGGAACAGATATTTATCAAGCCAGACAGTTAATAACAGAGCGATTGCAACAAGCGCAAAGTAAACTTCCACAAGGACTGGAAACACCGCAAGTTTCTCCCAACCGTTCTGTCATCGCCATTGTCTTACAATATGCCTTCACTTCCGAAACTACTCCTTTA
Above is a genomic segment from Nostoc sp. MS1 containing:
- a CDS encoding SDR family NAD(P)-dependent oxidoreductase produces the protein MLPKNQGVVVITGASTGIGEACALLLDKLGFCVFAGVRKEVDAQKLQQKASQRLMPIFLDVTDADSIAFAVETVKNTVGDEIFGLVNNAGIAIPGPLELLPIAEFQQQIQVNLVGQLAVTQAFLGLLRQGRGRIVNMGSVSGRSAAPFLGAYNASKFALEALTDVMRMELRPWGISVSIIEPGAISTPIWEKSFTQADIAKQNLSPSAEHLYGSAMTAVRKQTGIIASKGISPDIVAKAVIHALTAKKPKTRYLIGQDAKLAVILKYLLPDRLYDRVILYSMGL
- a CDS encoding efflux RND transporter periplasmic adaptor subunit is translated as MQNSHSQAAKTIRCISGTILNLLLLAYSVPVLAGGGHSHGSGSEFGSGSSTTSQQVSVDAKTAQRLGVKVEPAKRQRLAVAIKTTGQIETLPNQKVEVTTPISGAKVVELLVEPGASVKKGQPVAVLSSLDLVTLRVESQEKLAQGQADLQQAQADLKLAQQNYQRYQQIAAAEIAEAQSQISFAQERYSKDKELADAGALPRRNALESQTKLAEAKALLSRANNRRDVIEAENQLKRAQAAVSVAKSRINLSSDIYQTRLSQLGTRANGKGLVTVTAPISGKVADREVTLGQSFEDTGGKLMTIVNDSRIFATANIYEKDLNRIRQGQRVSLKVASVPERTFTGRIAVIGSAVSGETRVVSVQAEIDNPGGVLKPGMFAELEVLTDQTSSPIVAIPASAVVEANGKKLVYVQNGNVYQGIDVTLGQTSGDMVEVKTGLFEEDIIVTQLAPQLYAQSLLGGNQAKDDGHDEAAHTQKATLASTNGLNLPWWLILAAGGVIATGTFWTGTVWANRRTQPRMATVGSSDSDTPMYQYEVETYLDHNSKNSSLVDSHHPVNKQEDNH